One stretch of Rhinolophus ferrumequinum isolate MPI-CBG mRhiFer1 chromosome 27, mRhiFer1_v1.p, whole genome shotgun sequence DNA includes these proteins:
- the LOC117018432 gene encoding LOW QUALITY PROTEIN: mitochondrial amidoxime-reducing component 1-like (The sequence of the model RefSeq protein was modified relative to this genomic sequence to represent the inferred CDS: inserted 2 bases in 1 codon; deleted 1 base in 1 codon) translates to MGTTGSWALAGLCLPAQPRPAWLRVAALGLAAVALGTVCAARALPAAAAGGHVSQLWIYLVKSCKGVPVSEAQCSAMVLRSSHLPDRFWLVISGKGNMVIARQEPHLVLISLPCEADTWILSAAHMKDLLLPIETPTTNAVVKGSSLSYFFFFPAGHLESCPLPHLETPAFFKSPDKKPSPLKRFVERASYSQLGTKKDDSLFQTLTGMMVSGAGQRGGAVWGGCLPQSRRNHMLFELLLLFGWDSSWTLFYRSYPLWDPSEQKLYGKSPLXGQYFVLENPGTKWETL, encoded by the exons ATGGGTACCACAGGCTCCTGGGCGCTGGCCGGCCTCTGCCTCCCAGCGCAGCCCCGGCCCGCCTGGCTCAGGGTGGCTGCGCTGGGACTGGCCGCGGTGGCTCTGGGGACGGTC TGCGCGGCCCGGGCGTTGCCCGCGGCTGCAGCAGGTGGGCACGTGTCGCAGCTCTGGATCTACCTGGTCAAGTCCTGCAAGGGGGTGCCGGTGAGCGAGGCCCAGTGCTCGGCCATGGTTCTGCGCAGCAGCCACCTGCCGGACAG GTTTTGGCTTGTGATCAGCGGGAAGGGGAACATGGTCATTGCTCGCCAGGAACCTCACCTTGTCCTGATTTCTCTTCCCTGTGAGGCCGACACCTGGATCCTCAGTGCAGCTCATATGAAGGACCTGCTGCTGCCCATTGAGACACCCACCACAAATGCAGTGGTCAAGGGCAG CTCACTCTcttacttcttcttcttccctgCTGGTCACCTTGAATCTTGCCCCTTGCCCCACTTAGAAACCCCGGCCTTCTTTAAAAGCCCAGATAAAAAGCCGTCTCCCCTGAAAA GATTCGTGGAACGAGCTTCTTATTCACAACTTGGAACTAAAAAGGATGATAGCTTGTTCCAG ACTTTGACGGGAATGATGGTCTCCGGAGCTGGGCAACGTGGCGGTGCTGTGTGGGGTGGATGCTTGCCTCAGTCAAGAAGAAACCACATGCTCTTTGAGCTTTTGCTTCTGTTTGGCTGGGACTCATCATGGACTCTCTTCTACCGCAGTTATCCCCTGTGGGATCCTTCTGAACAAAAATTATACGGAAAATCACCTCT TGGGCAGTATTTTGTTCTAGAAAACCCAGGGACAAAGTGGGAGACTTTGTAA